The following proteins are co-located in the Theropithecus gelada isolate Dixy chromosome 19, Tgel_1.0, whole genome shotgun sequence genome:
- the KISS1R gene encoding kiSS-1 receptor encodes MHTVAMSGPNASWGTPANASGCPGCAANASDGPVPAPRAVDAWLVPLFFAALMLLGLVGNSLVIYVICRHKPMRTVTNFYIANLAATDVTFLLCCVPFTALLYPLPAWVLGDFMCKFVNYIQQVSVQATCATLTAMSVDRWYVTVFPLRALHRRTPRLALAVSLSIWVGSAAVSAPVLALHRLSPGPRAYCSEAFPSRALERAFALYNLLALYLLPLLATCACYGAMLRHLGRVAVRPAPADSALQGQVLAERAGAMRAKVSRLVAAVVLLFAACWGPIQLFLVLQALGPAGSWHPRSYAAYALKTWAHCMSYSNSALNPLLYAFLGSHFRQAFRRVCPCAPRRPRHPRWPGPSDPAATHAELHRLGSHPAPARAQKPGSRGLAARGLCVLGEDTTPL; translated from the exons ATGCACACCGTGGCTATGTCGGGGCCCAACGCCTCCTGGGGGACGCCGGCCAACGCCTCGGGCTGCCCGGGCTGCGCTGCCAACGCCTCAGACGGCCCGGTCCCTGCGCCGCGGGCAGTGGACGCCTGGCTCGTGCCGCTCTTCTTTGCGGCGCTGATGCTGCTGGGCCTGGTGGGGAACTCGCTGGTCATCTACGTCATCTGCCGCCACAAGCCGATGCGGACCGTGACCAACTTCTACATCG CCAACCTGGCGGCCACAGACGTGACCTTCCTCCTGTGCTGCGTCCCCTTCACGGCGCTGCTGTACCCGCTGCCTGCCTGGGTGCTCGGCGATTTCATGTGCAAGTTCGTCAACTACATCCAGCAg GTCTCGGTGCAGGCCACGTGTGCCACTCTGACCGCCATGAGCGTGGACCGCTGGTACGTGACGGTGTTCCCGTTGCGCGCCTTGCACCGCCGCACGCCCCGGCTGGCGCTGGCTGTCAGCCTCAGCATCTGGGTAG GCTCTGCGGCGGTGTCTGCGCCCGTGCTCGCCCTGCACCGCCTGTCACCGGGGCCACGCGCCTACTGCAGCGAGGCCTTCCCCAGCCGCGCCCTGGAGCGCGCCTTCGCATTGTACAACCTGCTGGCGCTGTACCTGCTGCCGCTGCTCGCCACCTGCGCCTGCTATGGGGCCATGCTGCGCCACCTGGGCCGGGTCGCCGTGCGCCCCGCGCCCGCCGATAGCGCCCTGCAG GGGCAGGTGCTGGCCGAGCGCGCGGGCGCTATGCGGGCCAAGGTCTCGCGGCTGGTGGCGGCAGTGGTCCTGCTCTTCGCCGCCTGCTGGGGCCCCATCCAGCTGTTCCTGGTGCTGCAGGCGCTGGGCCCCGCGGGCTCCTGGCACCCGCGCAGCTACGCCGCCTACGCGCTTaagacctgggctcactgcatgTCCTACAGCAACTCCGCGCTGAACCCGCTGCTGTACGCCTTCCTGGGCTCGCACTTCCGACAGGCCTTCCGCCGCGTCTGCCCCTGCGCGCCGCGCCGCCCCCGCCACCCCCGCTGGCCCGGACCCTCCGACCCCGCCGCCACGCACGCGGAGCTGCACCGCCTGGGGTCCCACCCGGCCCCTGCCAGGGCGCAGAAGCCAGGGAGCAGGGGGCTGGCCGCGCGCGGGCTGTGCGTCCTGGGGGAGGACACTACCCCTCTCTGA